Proteins encoded within one genomic window of Pectobacterium araliae:
- a CDS encoding protein adenylyltransferase SelO — protein MQQTPLFKNHYFDQLPGFYTALQPTPLHGARLLYHSEGLATELGLSSDWFTSEQDAIWSGERLLPGMAPLAQVYSGHQFGAWAGQLGDGRGILLGEQQLADGRSVDWHLKGAGLTPYSRMGDGRAVLRSAIREFLASEAMHHLGIPTTRALTIVTSEHPVQREQEEKGAMLLRVAESHVRFGHFEHFYYRREPEKVRQLVEYVIARHWPQWENDERRYALWFGDVVERTARLITHWQAVGFAHGVMNTDNMSILGLTIDYGPYGFLDAYQPDFICNHSDHRGRYAFDNQPAVGLWNLHRLAQALSGLMDTETLERALARYEPTLMQHYGTLMRAKLGLFTASAEDNDVLVGLLRLMQQEGSDYTRTFRLLADSEKQASRSPLRDEFIDRAAFDSWFATYRQRLMQEEQGDEERRRLMNATNPKYILRNYLAQMAIERAESDDISVLARLHQALCQPFDEQPEKSDLAALPPEWGKHLEISCSS, from the coding sequence ATGCAGCAGACACCGTTATTCAAAAATCACTATTTTGACCAACTGCCGGGGTTCTACACCGCGCTACAGCCGACGCCGCTGCATGGCGCTCGTCTGCTTTATCACAGCGAAGGTCTGGCTACGGAGCTTGGCTTATCTTCTGACTGGTTTACGTCAGAACAGGATGCCATCTGGAGCGGCGAGCGTTTGTTGCCGGGAATGGCACCGCTGGCGCAGGTTTATAGCGGCCATCAGTTTGGCGCGTGGGCCGGTCAGTTGGGGGACGGGCGCGGCATCTTACTCGGGGAACAACAGCTAGCGGATGGCCGTAGCGTGGACTGGCACCTCAAAGGTGCGGGGCTAACGCCGTATTCGCGCATGGGCGACGGTCGTGCGGTGCTGCGCTCAGCAATACGTGAATTTCTGGCCTCGGAAGCGATGCACCATCTGGGAATTCCCACCACGCGGGCGCTGACGATTGTTACCAGCGAACATCCAGTGCAGCGTGAGCAGGAAGAAAAAGGGGCAATGCTGCTGCGCGTGGCAGAAAGCCATGTACGCTTCGGTCATTTCGAGCATTTCTACTATCGCCGTGAACCAGAAAAAGTGCGTCAGTTGGTGGAGTATGTGATTGCCCGCCACTGGCCGCAGTGGGAAAACGACGAGCGGCGTTATGCGTTGTGGTTTGGTGATGTGGTAGAACGGACTGCCCGGCTGATTACGCATTGGCAAGCGGTCGGATTTGCGCACGGCGTCATGAATACGGACAACATGTCGATTTTAGGGCTGACCATCGACTATGGCCCTTACGGCTTTTTAGATGCTTATCAGCCCGATTTCATTTGTAATCACTCCGATCACCGTGGGCGCTATGCGTTCGACAATCAACCCGCCGTGGGACTGTGGAATTTGCATCGGCTGGCGCAGGCACTGTCGGGGCTGATGGACACTGAAACGCTGGAGCGCGCGCTTGCCCGCTATGAACCGACGTTGATGCAGCACTACGGTACGCTGATGCGCGCTAAGCTGGGCTTATTTACCGCGAGTGCTGAAGATAATGACGTATTGGTTGGGCTGTTACGCTTGATGCAGCAGGAAGGCAGCGATTACACCCGCACATTCCGCCTGCTGGCAGACAGCGAGAAGCAGGCATCACGCTCGCCGCTTCGTGATGAATTCATCGACAGGGCTGCGTTCGATAGCTGGTTTGCGACCTATCGCCAGAGGCTGATGCAGGAAGAGCAGGGCGATGAGGAACGTCGTCGGTTGATGAATGCGACGAACCCAAAATATATTCTGCGTAATTATCTGGCACAGATGGCGATTGAACGGGCGGAAAGTGATGACATCAGTGTGCTGGCGCGTTTGCATCAGGCGCTATGCCAACCGTTTGATGAACAGCCGGAGAAGAGCGATTTAGCGGCGTTACCGCCAGAGTGGGGCAAGCATCTGGAGATTTCCTGCTCCAGTTGA
- a CDS encoding lipoate--protein ligase A has product MSSLRLLISDSYDPWFNLAVEECIFRQMPTTQRVLFLWRNAETVVIGRAQNPWKECNTRRMEEDGIKLARRSSGGGAVFHDLGNTCFTFMAGKPEYDKSVSTQIVLDALSALGLKASASGRNDLVVETADGVRKVSGSAYRETKDRGFHHGTLLLNADLSRLADYLNPDSKKLQAKGITSVRSRVANLMELLPSVDHQAICQSVTQAFFDYFGEHCEPEIISPSAYPDLPGFSEQFVRQSSWEWNFGQAPDFSHLLDNRFIWGGVELHFDVERGVIVRAQIYTDSLNPAPLEALASTLQGTAYRPEALAAACQAQITAFPEQQNDLQELAEWLAQSLR; this is encoded by the coding sequence ATGTCCTCTCTGCGTTTATTGATCTCCGACTCTTACGATCCCTGGTTTAATTTGGCTGTTGAAGAGTGCATCTTTCGCCAGATGCCCACCACGCAGCGGGTACTGTTTTTGTGGAGGAATGCGGAAACCGTGGTTATTGGCCGCGCTCAGAACCCGTGGAAAGAGTGTAATACCCGACGGATGGAAGAGGATGGCATCAAGCTGGCGCGGCGCAGCAGCGGCGGCGGGGCGGTCTTTCACGATCTCGGTAATACCTGCTTTACCTTCATGGCGGGCAAGCCGGAATACGATAAAAGCGTCTCAACGCAGATTGTTCTGGATGCACTCAGCGCGCTTGGGTTAAAAGCCAGCGCCTCGGGGCGTAACGATCTGGTGGTGGAAACCGCGGATGGCGTGCGTAAGGTATCCGGCTCCGCCTATCGTGAAACCAAAGATCGCGGTTTTCATCACGGTACGCTACTGCTGAACGCGGATCTCAGTCGTTTAGCGGATTATTTAAACCCAGATAGTAAGAAGCTACAGGCGAAAGGGATTACGTCCGTGCGTTCCCGCGTCGCTAATCTGATGGAATTGCTGCCTTCTGTCGATCATCAGGCGATTTGTCAGTCGGTGACGCAGGCCTTCTTTGATTATTTCGGCGAGCACTGTGAGCCGGAAATCATCTCGCCTTCCGCCTATCCTGATCTACCGGGATTCAGCGAACAGTTTGTGCGTCAAAGCAGCTGGGAATGGAATTTCGGTCAGGCACCGGATTTCTCGCATTTACTGGATAACCGCTTTATCTGGGGCGGCGTTGAATTACATTTCGATGTGGAGCGCGGCGTGATCGTTCGGGCGCAGATTTATACCGATAGCCTGAATCCCGCGCCGTTAGAAGCACTCGCTTCCACATTGCAGGGAACGGCGTATCGCCCGGAAGCCTTGGCGGCGGCGTGTCAGGCACAGATTACGGCTTTCCCCGAACAGCAAAACGACTTGCAGGAACTGGCTGAGTGGCTGGCGCAAAGTTTGCGCTAG
- a CDS encoding NlpC/P60 family protein: MIRLRHALILASLILVGCSSSRHNNPPPNARLSDSIMVMVQLNDQLGQWYRTPYRYGGLDRNGVDCSGFVYLTFRDKFGMQLPRTTEEQTELGERIDRENLLPGDLVFFKTGSGSSGLHVGIYDKDDQFIHASTSQGVIRSSLDNVYWKRAYWQARRI, encoded by the coding sequence ATGATACGTTTACGACATGCTTTGATCCTCGCCAGCCTGATTTTGGTCGGCTGTAGCAGTAGTCGACATAATAATCCGCCGCCGAATGCGCGTCTGAGCGATTCAATCATGGTGATGGTGCAGCTAAACGATCAACTGGGGCAATGGTACAGAACGCCTTATCGCTATGGTGGTCTGGATCGTAATGGCGTCGATTGCTCTGGTTTCGTCTACCTGACGTTTCGCGATAAGTTTGGTATGCAATTACCGCGTACCACGGAAGAGCAAACCGAGCTGGGTGAGCGTATTGACCGTGAAAATCTGCTGCCAGGCGATTTGGTCTTTTTCAAAACGGGCAGCGGCAGCAGTGGGCTGCACGTCGGCATTTATGACAAAGATGACCAGTTTATTCACGCGTCCACCAGCCAAGGTGTCATCCGATCGTCGCTGGATAACGTATATTGGAAGCGGGCGTACTGGCAGGCTCGCCGCATCTAA
- the btuD gene encoding vitamin B12 ABC transporter ATP-binding protein BtuD — protein sequence MTQQTSPVLQLRQASVLPRLSSTTAEFYRGELLHIIGPNGAGKSTLLARAAGLLAGEGDVYLAGTPLSDYTAADLAVRRAYLAQQQPPLALMPVFQYWQRHQPPLAQEHAVEKVVRVLAERLMLTDKLARPLTQLSGGEWQRVRLAAALLQIWPTLNPHARLLLLDEPTNSLDVAQQVALDALLSELCRLGMAVVVCAHDLNHSAHHADRVWLLSAGTLVAQGETADVMLPDVLSPVFGVAFQRHVVDGRNWIITRSA from the coding sequence TTGACGCAGCAGACTTCCCCAGTATTGCAGTTGCGGCAGGCCAGTGTCTTGCCGCGTTTGTCGTCAACGACGGCGGAATTTTATCGCGGTGAGCTGCTGCACATCATTGGCCCGAACGGTGCGGGAAAGAGCACCTTGCTGGCAAGGGCGGCGGGTTTGCTGGCGGGAGAAGGTGACGTCTATCTTGCTGGCACGCCGCTGTCGGATTATACGGCAGCGGATCTGGCCGTGCGGCGCGCCTATCTGGCACAGCAGCAACCGCCGCTGGCGCTGATGCCGGTATTTCAGTATTGGCAACGGCATCAACCGCCGCTGGCTCAGGAACATGCGGTTGAAAAGGTGGTGCGCGTTCTGGCGGAACGCCTGATGTTAACCGACAAACTGGCGCGTCCGCTCACGCAACTGTCGGGCGGTGAATGGCAGCGCGTTCGGCTGGCGGCCGCGCTGTTGCAGATTTGGCCGACGCTCAACCCGCATGCGCGTCTGCTGTTGCTGGACGAGCCGACCAACAGTCTGGATGTGGCTCAGCAGGTGGCACTGGATGCGTTACTGAGCGAACTCTGTCGTTTGGGGATGGCGGTCGTGGTTTGCGCACACGATCTGAACCACAGCGCCCACCATGCGGATCGCGTGTGGCTGCTGTCGGCAGGGACTCTGGTGGCGCAGGGCGAAACGGCGGATGTCATGCTGCCGGACGTGCTGTCTCCTGTGTTCGGGGTCGCGTTTCAGCGGCACGTGGTGGATGGCAGAAACTGGATCATCACGCGCAGTGCCTGA
- a CDS encoding glutathione peroxidase, with protein MSTEIYAIPLTTIDGKATTFEAFKGQVALVVNVASQCGLTKQYDALEKLYETYRDKGLVVLGFPSNEFAGQEPGSEEEIQEFCRGTFGVQFPMFSKIEVNGENRHPLYQLLIRQQPEANGTWKSDFFARLVNKGRKPKNPEDILWNFEKFLVDREGRVIERFAPDMSPDHATIVKAIEDTLAK; from the coding sequence ATGAGCACTGAAATTTATGCCATTCCGCTGACCACCATCGATGGGAAAGCGACAACGTTTGAGGCGTTTAAAGGGCAGGTGGCTTTAGTCGTCAACGTCGCCTCTCAATGCGGCTTGACTAAACAATACGACGCGTTGGAAAAACTCTACGAAACCTATCGCGACAAAGGGTTGGTCGTGTTGGGATTCCCCTCCAATGAATTTGCAGGACAGGAACCGGGCTCGGAAGAAGAAATTCAGGAATTCTGCCGTGGGACGTTTGGTGTTCAGTTCCCGATGTTCAGCAAAATTGAAGTGAATGGCGAGAACCGTCACCCGCTGTACCAGTTATTGATTCGTCAGCAACCGGAAGCCAATGGAACCTGGAAAAGTGACTTTTTTGCCCGCTTGGTCAATAAAGGCCGTAAACCCAAGAATCCAGAAGATATCCTGTGGAATTTCGAAAAATTCCTGGTCGATCGTGAAGGTCGCGTGATTGAGCGTTTCGCGCCGGATATGTCGCCTGACCATGCCACCATCGTAAAAGCCATTGAAGATACGTTGGCAAAATAA
- the btuC gene encoding vitamin B12 ABC transporter permease BtuC produces MPLPHYSQLKQQQCRRDRRSLALLLAFLAFTLVISLCAGERWIWPTAWLDDAQQLFVWQLRLPRTLAVMLVGASLAMSGTVMQAVFDNPLAEPGLLGVANGAGVALVLTVLLGQGLLPVWMLSLSAIAGALLITFLLLHFARRHISNTRLLLIGIALGIICSAVMTWAVYFSTSLDLRQLMYWMMGGFSGIDWRHGWLMLALLPLLLWLSRQGAVLNGLTLGEIQARQLGIPVYRWRTILVLVMGVQVGLSVALAGIIAFIGLVIPHMLRLYGLTDQRYLLTGCALAGGGLLLLADTVARVALRSAELPIGVVTATLGSPWFIWLLLRNRL; encoded by the coding sequence ATGCCGTTACCTCATTACAGCCAGCTAAAACAACAGCAGTGCAGACGCGATCGTCGGAGTCTGGCTCTGCTGTTGGCGTTTCTTGCATTCACGTTGGTTATCAGCCTGTGCGCCGGGGAACGCTGGATTTGGCCGACGGCCTGGCTGGATGACGCGCAGCAGCTCTTTGTCTGGCAACTGCGTTTGCCCAGAACGCTGGCCGTGATGCTGGTAGGTGCCAGTCTGGCGATGTCGGGCACCGTGATGCAGGCTGTCTTTGATAATCCGCTGGCGGAACCGGGGCTGCTGGGTGTGGCAAACGGCGCAGGTGTGGCTTTAGTGCTGACGGTACTGTTGGGGCAGGGATTGCTCCCCGTCTGGATGTTAAGCCTGAGTGCCATCGCTGGTGCGTTGCTGATCACCTTTCTGTTACTCCATTTTGCCCGCCGTCATATCTCCAATACCCGTTTGTTACTCATCGGCATTGCGCTCGGGATTATCTGTAGCGCGGTGATGACCTGGGCGGTCTATTTCAGTACCAGCCTCGATTTACGCCAACTGATGTACTGGATGATGGGCGGTTTCAGCGGCATTGACTGGCGACATGGTTGGCTGATGTTGGCGCTATTACCGCTGCTATTGTGGCTGAGTCGTCAGGGTGCGGTGTTGAATGGACTGACGCTGGGTGAGATTCAGGCACGTCAGTTAGGTATCCCTGTCTATCGCTGGCGGACGATTCTCGTGTTGGTGATGGGCGTACAGGTTGGCCTGAGCGTGGCACTGGCCGGTATCATCGCGTTTATTGGATTGGTGATCCCACACATGTTACGGTTGTACGGACTGACCGATCAGCGTTATTTATTGACCGGATGTGCGTTGGCTGGCGGCGGCTTGCTGCTACTGGCGGATACGGTCGCGCGTGTTGCGCTACGCTCCGCCGAGTTGCCGATAGGCGTGGTTACCGCTACGCTGGGATCGCCGTGGTTTATCTGGCTACTATTACGCAATCGACTGTAG
- a CDS encoding class I SAM-dependent methyltransferase, producing MSDHEAGHKFLARLGKKRLRPGGRKATEWLLSQAGFRQDSVVLEVACNMGTTAMEIARRFGCQVIGADMDKVALQKAQENVVANGLASQVTIMQANALELPFPDNHFDVVINEAMLTMYADKAKSRIIAEYYRVLKPGGRLITHDIMLLSEKDSGALQAVEQMHKAINVHAQPMLRERWVTLFQACGFSNVNYDNGAMTLLTPQGLIYDEGVAGAARIVKNALKKENRSMFFNMFHTFRRNRKQLNYIAVCSTK from the coding sequence ATGAGCGATCATGAAGCTGGACATAAATTTTTAGCCCGATTGGGGAAAAAACGTCTGCGCCCCGGCGGCAGAAAGGCAACCGAGTGGCTACTCAGTCAAGCGGGGTTCCGGCAGGACAGCGTAGTATTAGAAGTCGCCTGCAATATGGGCACTACGGCGATGGAGATTGCGCGTCGATTTGGCTGTCAGGTTATTGGCGCGGATATGGATAAAGTCGCGCTACAGAAAGCGCAGGAAAATGTCGTAGCGAACGGGTTAGCCTCGCAGGTCACGATTATGCAGGCCAATGCGTTGGAGCTGCCGTTTCCCGATAATCACTTTGACGTGGTGATTAATGAAGCGATGCTGACGATGTATGCTGACAAGGCCAAGAGCCGCATTATTGCCGAATATTATCGCGTGCTCAAACCGGGCGGCCGCCTGATTACGCACGATATCATGCTGCTTTCCGAGAAAGATTCCGGGGCATTGCAAGCGGTGGAACAGATGCATAAAGCGATTAACGTCCATGCACAGCCGATGCTGCGTGAACGCTGGGTGACGCTGTTTCAGGCGTGTGGTTTTAGCAACGTTAACTACGATAACGGCGCGATGACGCTGCTGACGCCACAAGGGCTGATTTATGATGAAGGGGTAGCCGGTGCGGCACGTATCGTAAAAAATGCGCTGAAAAAAGAAAACCGCAGCATGTTCTTCAATATGTTCCATACTTTTCGCCGTAATCGGAAGCAGCTTAACTATATTGCGGTATGCAGCACCAAGTAA
- a CDS encoding cupin domain-containing protein, translating to MKDNTLPAAQALVLHELITPTEHGIASRVLARTDGGNVTLFAFDQGQGLSEHSAPYDALVMVLEGELLLTIGGEPVIAQPGTLVRMPANIPHAVDAQQSSRMLLTMLKTQ from the coding sequence ATGAAAGATAATACCCTCCCGGCGGCACAGGCGTTGGTTCTCCATGAATTAATTACCCCCACTGAACACGGTATCGCCAGTCGCGTGTTGGCCCGTACCGACGGCGGCAATGTTACGCTGTTTGCCTTCGATCAGGGGCAGGGGTTGAGTGAACACAGTGCGCCTTATGATGCACTGGTTATGGTACTTGAAGGTGAATTATTGCTGACGATCGGTGGCGAGCCTGTTATCGCACAGCCTGGCACGTTGGTACGTATGCCCGCCAATATCCCGCATGCCGTTGATGCGCAGCAGTCGTCACGTATGTTACTGACCATGCTGAAAACGCAGTAA
- a CDS encoding Crp/Fnr family transcriptional regulator — translation MTFVKKALSPDEYGEVLFQHDWMRDEPGDVVCELLAKSERLFFRQDDVLFREGDKMQHCLLVETGKLQAFRHTYGGDEKIFGQFERGEFVAIAAVFMDHGRFPMNIRALSDGHTLMIPRQDIHQFCLQRPELALRLLNYLGKKLYSTINQIDWLTSSSAPQRLADYLLRQHHIQQTQHLTLPVSRGQLATSLGMRGETLSRLISDWKRQGHITYRGHQVELCDLNYLKELAAEARRTF, via the coding sequence ATGACATTTGTCAAAAAGGCGCTCTCGCCCGATGAATACGGCGAGGTGCTGTTTCAGCATGACTGGATGCGCGACGAACCCGGCGATGTAGTGTGTGAGCTATTGGCAAAAAGTGAACGCCTGTTTTTCCGGCAGGATGATGTCCTGTTTCGCGAAGGCGACAAAATGCAGCACTGTTTACTGGTTGAAACGGGAAAATTGCAGGCTTTTCGCCATACCTATGGCGGAGATGAGAAAATTTTCGGGCAGTTTGAACGTGGTGAGTTTGTCGCTATCGCCGCCGTCTTTATGGATCACGGTCGCTTCCCAATGAATATCCGCGCGCTGAGCGATGGCCATACACTGATGATTCCACGGCAGGATATTCACCAGTTTTGTTTGCAACGCCCGGAACTGGCACTGCGCTTGCTGAATTATCTGGGCAAGAAACTCTATTCGACCATCAACCAAATCGACTGGCTGACCTCCAGTTCCGCGCCACAGCGTCTGGCAGATTACCTACTGCGGCAGCATCACATTCAACAAACCCAGCATCTGACATTACCAGTGAGCCGAGGGCAGCTCGCCACGTCATTAGGGATGCGCGGTGAAACGCTGAGTCGATTGATATCCGACTGGAAGCGACAAGGCCACATTACCTATCGAGGCCATCAGGTGGAATTGTGCGATCTGAATTATCTGAAAGAACTGGCTGCCGAAGCTCGGCGCACATTCTGA